Genomic window (Pieris rapae chromosome 12, ilPieRapa1.1, whole genome shotgun sequence):
AGTTGGCCCGACTTGGTAATTttgaaagtatatttaatcaaGCTACTGATCATTTCGTACCACCACTAGTAATGGCGAAAGCTAAATTAAGTAACGACATGAATACTGTGTCCTTCGAAGAAAAGCTTGCTCAAGAGCATGAAGATTATGAAGAATTGACTAAACATTCAAATAACATGAAATTAATCACCAAAAATAATGTAGCTACAACCCAAGTACCACAACATAAAACAACagataatattatctttaattcGCAGGATCTAATTCATCAAAATAAGGATatagaaattacaaaaaaagtagtaccaaaaaaatacttttctaaacaaacaaagccaCTTAACGTTAAACGTAAATCACTTCCTGTTATGAACCTTAAAGTATCATTAGATGACGAAACTAACGTTACTCCTACTTCTTCCATAGCAACACTAAATACAAATGGTACCGCCCCAAAATATGacgtacaaaataaaacagatgaCCATGAAAAAGATGAAACATCAATTGAACTTACTGTAATTATTCGTGAAccaacaaatttaaaagatattgagtataatttatcaaatgatACTGATATGGTAACAACATATCCTcatgaagtttttaattcTTCCGTAACATATAATGATCATTCGGAACATACAGTAGTGATAACAAAAGCTAATTCCACAATTGTCAGTAATGTAGAAATAATCCAAGAGATAAATTCCTTAAATGATAGTTTTGTGGAATTCAATCCATCCTTAACAAATACCAACCATTCTTATGAAGTATTTAGCACATCAGAACCATATAATAATGATTCTAATCGTGAACTTATACAGATAGAGCCTAAAATTGATATAGCAAGTGGTAAAAGCATGCAATTGGTTAAATCGAAACTTAGTGAAATACTCGAATTAGAAAAGTCAACAGGCCaacctatttttaaagatgacttagaaaaaaataatgttactatGGAAAGTTTTCTAGACATTCattctaatgtaaaatattttgattcgaATAATAGTGATATTCTGAATAACCAAACAAACCATATGTATGCCAACAATATGATTACCTCGTCACCTGAAACTAATATTACCGAAAATCATGATAATATTACTAACAGTTTACATAATAATGATCCTTTGGTATCTGaagtgtttgtaattaatgtaaCTCAGGATGAAataccaaatattattataaatggaaATATTACAGAAATTATAGAACCTGAAAACTTGAATAGTAATATTGAGCTGCATTTGAGTAGTAATTCCAGCGAAGAAGAAATCGATGACTTTCAATCACCATTATTATCTGGAGCTGACGATTCTGAAATTCATAAGCCGATGCGCACCCGAAGGATTCAAAATGGTCAAAACCGTAAAAAGTTTAATCCATTTCGCATTTTAGGTTAAAAAGAGGACAATAATGTATACTTTGACTGCCAACAAATTCTTagacttagggtctgtttcacaatgtctggATAAGTTActaataagctatttattacttattagtaggATAAACAgcatttttgcgtttcacgactggcAGATAGCGTTATTCGTCATAAAAcgtgaagtatcttatttggaacttttatctttcgaataatttatgtgttgcatagctctttgttactttatccatatattgtgaaacaggccctaagtgaTGAAATAATACACAATTTCAATTTACTAGAATATAATACGTCACTAATGTGATCGCACAGTGCACTTAGcagaattacatttatattcacTGGCATTATCTAGTTTCTAGCTCACAACAAACCATTATTAGAATGCAATttcacataattataaatgtatcgtATGTCGTAAAGTAtacctttattttaattttccagtGAAAAGTATATGACAGCGCATAAATCATTAGATGAATAATGAGAAAAATTGCACAAAGTTGAAAGAAAAGTAATTAGTGATACGCAACTTTAGCGTATTAAAACGCAAACGTTCTTtggcttttaatatttcatcgtTAGTTTTTAAccatatcaaataaaatctagTCAATTCATCTATTATAGGTATATAGCATAGCTATCATTTTAGAATCATAGTTACTAGAATTACAAACCTGTGACATCATTGCCAAatcaaagataatattttaccaCAAACTCAATCATATCATTAatcataagttatttatttttgaatctaTATTACCGCTTTGGATATAAGACTCTCAGTGGTTAgacacaaaaaacaaatgattaaaaataacgcTGTTATCATGAGATTTATTCATACAGAAATATTACACCAATGTCTAAccaaattactttatattaacacatatttatttaaatatttcgacTGAAatgctttataataatattgtaaaggtTTCGTGTAATATCTGATTTATTTgagtttgaaattaaatttctacgTATTTGTAAATGTCCTTGGATGTTAATCAAATCTTGTATAGAATGCGGTTAGCTAATAAACCAACTTAATCCTAAAGGAATGGCTGTTACAtaaaacgaatattttttaatttatcacacTGTATGTAGtaggaattttataaataaatgtattaaattaataatatatttttcatttcatcaactttttatacaatattgtaaTTGTCAATACTCGACATGATAGCACATAGTGTCAAAGACGGCCTTGATAACTACGTGGTACAGGGTTTGATTTCCGCCTAAACAGAAATTGTTTGGGTTGATAACAAGTTGAAGGCTGGTTGCAAGGTTTTTGCTCCATTGGACGGGACTTCAAAGATGTTGTAATCACCatggaataattaaaattagtgtGATCCGATTTTTAACTTAATCCCAAGTGACTTGGGATATTTTAAACCCTGGGTTTCTATgcttttcttatttgttagtattgacaaatgaaaataaagacGGTCGTTTGTATAGAAATCATCTTTTGGtacaaagatattatatttgatattaaatcgACGAGATCCGATGATGCCTAGGAActgaataaacttaaaacgGTGTAACTCTTTCCAACATAGCGCAGAGACAATTTGACATAGACAACGACAGAGTGAGTGTTCAATTTCTTTATGAAAGGGGAAgtctaaattatttcataacaaCACATATGGAAGctaaaataagataatttatagcTAAAAGGTTTTTAAGAAGCTAATAAATTTTCGTATTTTAAAGAAGAATTCTACGGTAGATACACCGTTTTGAAACATTTCAAGTGTACACATACTCGAAGATAAGGGTTGTTGTACACGACGTCTGCTAAGTGCCTGTCTGAAGATGAGAGGCTTATTTTGGACAAGTGGCGCCATCTTAAGTCTTGTATTTAGTGAAGAATTTCCAACGGagctttgaaaaatattttttagcgtCTTCATTCACCGTGTCCGAATACCtcctaaattttaaatgaaaataaatttaaatggttACAATGTAAATCTTAACTTTGTTTTGTTCTTttacttcatttatttttactaataatctTTCAAGTAGgtactgtttatttatatgtacataaaacaaaCAGTGGCCCTATAACACTAGGTCATGGCCTCCGATTTCTTTATCTTCTACATGAACTTGTCTGATAGAGTAGATGATcagtctcctgtgcctgacacgtgCCTATATTGGAAGCGAATCTACCGCAAACTACATCTGAGGTAGCCGTGATTTTAGTGATGAAACTCTATTAATCCACTTAAAGCAAATTAGGAAGGTGTAACGGCATAAACCTCACGAAATTAGTGAAGCAAATCAACAAGCGCGCGTCCACTGCGGCGTTACCACTCAATAATTAAGGGATTTTAAATCGAATCATTTCGCCTGAAATGAAAAGTGGTTCCTTGCGTAATGGCTCAACCAAGCTGACCCAGCCAAACCGTGGCCCAAGCGAAAATTAACTCCAAAACAAGGAAGTTTATAACCGACGTGTACTAGTATCGGTatactatttctttattaaatctgGCCAGACGATAATGACAGATATCTTTTGTCAAAGCTGCAATCCATGTCATGCTAGCTAAACAACCAAGGCTGAGTAACTGACTAATGCTGCTTCACAACAATACTATACCACACATTAAGAACATACTCTACCAAATAAGAGAAGCTTCAATTGGAATgtctaacgcccgaaccctataattaatccacaatctcaaattgaaaacaatttaagAACAGACCGtgagtcgatcgatctcctatctgcatccaaATAACCAAACGATCAAAGACGTATAGAATGCAATGTCTTCGCTCTTTGcactcatatttaataaccagacacagaataaaataaataaaaccgtacaaataatatttaaacatgacaatgttttaaatatataaaatagctttttaattatttaaaaaactggtgtaagttaaaatagaGAAATAGAATATTGACACAGTTGAACTatcattttgatattttgacagatagctattacaatccgtcgaatGGTtgttggcacacttttatcaatatttgaattaagatgtctatctgagatggtcaaaaattgagataggttattgggctTGGGCGTTAGACATCCACCGAACTCCCCGGAACTTGCTACAACAGATTACTATTGtaacgttaaaaaaatcaactgtAATGTGTCGAAACCGCCTTctaagattttattgattgcCGTCCGAATGGTTGAAGAGGATTTTTAAACTTCAAGACAAGACTACAACTAGAAGATACGACTtcaatattatacttataagaTGGCATAAATAGCAATGGTACctactttgattaattaaatatattctattacaAAATTCTTCCTCCCATACAAAACCCCAATTTCATGTCACggcttaatattaaaaactcctTTATACGACTGTGGACGAGCAAAACCGCGGTCGGCACTCAAATGGAAttgaaacaattgaaaaattgagtttgttattttacaaGACCCGACAGTAAATGTTTGTAGTACGCTTCGCCTTCGTTTGTTCAACctcaagtttaatttaattttccgaTTTCCAAACAccgcaaaagaaaattacaGAAAGTCGAAGACGTAAACCGATTGAGAAACTTAAAATGAACACTGctaacagttaattaaataacttttattcttaaatgtattagaaatatatcgccattatttttt
Coding sequences:
- the LOC111002148 gene encoding uncharacterized protein LOC111002148 isoform X1, with product MWTAWLLLALAVTVQGRAVNISNTWVLPEEGFPVFYRYFRDRISWYEADAVCQFHHANLVTVDTTAQYDAVRAYLKELDISSAVWVGLIRSNPDGDFTWTDYRGLSGEGYWSSAPDSRTAPLCAAADPAADYRWDARACGGPSVASFICELPVPQWALGSEGCMLKALPALTVLYLPESAAVQLTTDCGLAGVRRVQCTGNVKREDLLKDLSCSEDDTSTTLWNVHLTENDMETTTGLMFDGDSVTDENIMTDQPEIQQSTVKSSTTQTFNLVTQRIPSRQNQQISMFDKVPDLNIIENNNIYNNIPAGPYKTDFSSTEYANKLEDERHMHHKLLHDELARLGNFESIFNQATDHFVPPLVMAKAKLSNDMNTVSFEEKLAQEHEDYEELTKHSNNMKLITKNNVATTQVPQHKTTDNIIFNSQDLIHQNKDIEITKKVVPKKYFSKQTKPLNVKRKSLPVMNLKVSLDDETNVTPTSSIATLNTNGTAPKYDVQNKTDDHEKDETSIELTVIIREPTNLKDIEYNLSNDTDMVTTYPHEVFNSSVTYNDHSEHTVVITKANSTIVSNVEIIQEINSLNDSFVEFNPSLTNTNHSYEVFSTSEPYNNDSNRELIQIEPKIDIASGKSMQLVKSKLSEILELEKSTGQPIFKDDLEKNNVTMESFLDIHSNVKYFDSNNSDILNNQTNHMYANNMITSSPETNITENHDNITNSLHNNDPLVSEVFVINVTQDEIPNIIINGNITEIIEPENLNSNIELHLSSNSSEEEIDDFQSPLLSGADDSEIHKPMRTRRIQNGQNRKKFNPFRILG
- the LOC111002148 gene encoding uncharacterized protein LOC111002148 isoform X2; protein product: MTLDTTAQYDAVRAYLKELDISSAVWVGLIRSNPDGDFTWTDYRGLSGEGYWSSAPDSRTAPLCAAADPAADYRWDARACGGPSVASFICELPVPQWALGSEGCMLKALPALTVLYLPESAAVQLTTDCGLAGVRRVQCTGNVKREDLLKDLSCSEDDTSTTLWNVHLTENDMETTTGLMFDGDSVTDENIMTDQPEIQQSTVKSSTTQTFNLVTQRIPSRQNQQISMFDKVPDLNIIENNNIYNNIPAGPYKTDFSSTEYANKLEDERHMHHKLLHDELARLGNFESIFNQATDHFVPPLVMAKAKLSNDMNTVSFEEKLAQEHEDYEELTKHSNNMKLITKNNVATTQVPQHKTTDNIIFNSQDLIHQNKDIEITKKVVPKKYFSKQTKPLNVKRKSLPVMNLKVSLDDETNVTPTSSIATLNTNGTAPKYDVQNKTDDHEKDETSIELTVIIREPTNLKDIEYNLSNDTDMVTTYPHEVFNSSVTYNDHSEHTVVITKANSTIVSNVEIIQEINSLNDSFVEFNPSLTNTNHSYEVFSTSEPYNNDSNRELIQIEPKIDIASGKSMQLVKSKLSEILELEKSTGQPIFKDDLEKNNVTMESFLDIHSNVKYFDSNNSDILNNQTNHMYANNMITSSPETNITENHDNITNSLHNNDPLVSEVFVINVTQDEIPNIIINGNITEIIEPENLNSNIELHLSSNSSEEEIDDFQSPLLSGADDSEIHKPMRTRRIQNGQNRKKFNPFRILG